A single genomic interval of Cucumis sativus cultivar 9930 chromosome 7, Cucumber_9930_V3, whole genome shotgun sequence harbors:
- the LOC101220860 gene encoding uncharacterized protein LOC101220860, with product MAPWFFVLLFLVAKAHATMTNQIDLQAAMDEMRLKSYHGFAILLKILNSTTKTLQNSNITFFMPTDQELSQADISPDRLEEFVLSHSIPTALLLNNLLHFPNGTLVPSSIPNRMIRITNCRKMGVCLNNARIITPNVCLTSSIRCHGISTAISYDKTSFSDTLPAKQSSAEIIVQRNEIKGAKSLQSGAMKKNRSLH from the coding sequence tggttttttgttcttctcttcttAGTCGCCAAAGCTCATGCTACGATGACCAACCAAATCGACCTGCAAGCAGCGATGGACGAGATGAGATTAAAATCTTACCATGGCTTTGCCATACTACTCAAGATCTTGAACAGCACCACTAAAACCTTGCAGAATTCAAATATAACCTTCTTCATGCCTACTGATCAGGAACTTTCTCAAGCTGATATCTCCCCGGACCGACTTGAAGAATTCGTTTTGAGCCATTCTATCCCCACAGCATTACTACTCAACAATCTTTTACACTTCCCGAATGGCACCTTGGTTCCATCAAGCATCCCAAACAGAATGATCAGAATAACCAACTGCAGAAAGATGGGTGTTTGCCTAAACAATGCACGAATCATTACCCCGAACGTGTGCTTAACCTCGTCTATAAGATGTCATGGTATAAGCACAGCAATTTCATATGACAAAACTTCCTTTTCAGATACTTTACCTGCTAAGCAAAGTTCAGCTGAAATTATAGTTCAAAGGAATGAAATAAAAGGAGCAAAATCTTTACAGTCTGGAGCAATGAAGAAGAACCGTTCACTGCACTGA